The following coding sequences are from one uncultured Fibrobacter sp. window:
- a CDS encoding endo-1,4-beta-xylanase yields MLSFKSIITSAVLLASAYSFAGPGLADGAAKFVGNITTRGQVRSDFGTYWNQITAENECKWQSIEGTRGNRNFSGCKAAYNWAKQNGGHFKFHALVWGSQYPNWLGNLSADDTKKAITDWFDAVKKEFPDLEMIDVVNEAIRTGNNQYHSGYPNTKIIQALGGDNNGDYTFVTTAFKMARERWPDAILIYNDYNTVQWQKNEGIQLIQTIKKNGAPVDAYGLQAHDMMTQGGGAGGTGGGGGCLSLNTLKSVLDEIWQKTQTPMFISEYDIGTENDQTQKQCYQEQISLFMENEHIAGITIWGYIYGATWTTNGNSGIIKDGKDRPAMTWLKDYLSKNKGVNTTGLVGGEPVEPEPQLPFKGAAFAIPGKIEAEDFDVPGKGKNDDGTSNESYSDDSENHGDSDYRSDTGVDLYKKATGVVVGYNSEGDWLEYTINVAEAGEYTFFAAVAAAGSTSSFQMSLDGNPLTEKISVPAASSGENNYEDYNKVSANVTLPAGQHVLRMDVTGSWFDVDYFTFVKGANATDPEPIATNPTNPTDPGDPLAIVADPKLDESNTLQHYYVFDMQGMRLGIISGYGFKATAELLKSSSDIKTSGVYFLRNRATGKMQAVRVVR; encoded by the coding sequence ATGCTTAGCTTTAAATCTATAATTACCTCAGCCGTGCTTCTTGCATCAGCGTATTCGTTCGCTGGCCCTGGGTTGGCTGACGGTGCCGCCAAGTTTGTCGGTAACATTACGACACGTGGCCAGGTGCGTTCCGACTTTGGAACCTACTGGAACCAGATTACCGCCGAAAACGAATGTAAGTGGCAGTCTATCGAAGGCACTCGTGGCAATCGCAACTTCAGTGGCTGTAAGGCTGCCTATAACTGGGCCAAGCAGAATGGTGGCCACTTCAAGTTCCACGCTCTCGTGTGGGGCTCGCAGTACCCGAACTGGCTTGGCAACCTCAGCGCCGACGACACCAAAAAGGCTATTACGGACTGGTTTGACGCTGTCAAGAAGGAATTCCCCGACCTCGAAATGATTGACGTGGTGAACGAAGCCATCCGTACCGGAAACAACCAGTACCACTCCGGCTATCCCAACACCAAGATTATCCAGGCCCTCGGTGGCGACAACAACGGTGACTATACCTTCGTGACCACGGCATTCAAGATGGCTCGTGAACGTTGGCCGGATGCAATCCTTATTTACAATGATTACAATACCGTTCAGTGGCAAAAGAACGAAGGTATTCAACTTATCCAGACCATCAAGAAAAATGGCGCTCCTGTCGATGCCTATGGCCTCCAGGCCCACGACATGATGACCCAGGGCGGCGGCGCCGGTGGTACCGGTGGCGGCGGCGGATGCTTGAGCCTCAATACCTTGAAGAGCGTCCTTGATGAAATCTGGCAGAAAACGCAAACGCCGATGTTCATTTCCGAATATGATATCGGTACGGAAAATGACCAGACCCAGAAGCAGTGCTATCAGGAACAGATTTCCTTGTTCATGGAAAATGAGCATATTGCCGGTATCACTATTTGGGGTTATATCTATGGAGCAACGTGGACTACGAACGGAAACTCCGGTATCATCAAGGATGGAAAAGACCGTCCGGCCATGACATGGCTCAAGGATTACCTCTCCAAGAACAAGGGTGTAAATACCACGGGGCTCGTGGGTGGCGAACCTGTTGAGCCGGAACCGCAACTCCCGTTCAAGGGTGCCGCCTTCGCTATTCCGGGCAAGATCGAGGCCGAAGACTTCGACGTTCCGGGCAAGGGCAAGAACGATGACGGTACGAGCAACGAATCCTATAGCGACGATTCCGAAAATCATGGCGATTCCGATTACCGCTCGGATACCGGTGTTGACCTCTACAAGAAGGCTACCGGCGTCGTGGTGGGCTACAACAGCGAAGGCGACTGGCTTGAATACACGATCAACGTGGCCGAAGCCGGCGAATATACCTTCTTTGCTGCCGTTGCTGCCGCGGGTTCTACCTCCAGCTTCCAGATGTCTCTTGACGGCAATCCCCTTACTGAAAAAATCAGTGTTCCTGCCGCCTCGTCTGGCGAGAATAACTACGAAGACTACAACAAGGTCTCTGCCAACGTGACTCTCCCGGCTGGCCAGCATGTCCTCCGCATGGACGTGACGGGCTCCTGGTTCGACGTGGACTACTTCACCTTTGTGAAGGGTGCCAATGCGACCGACCCGGAACCGATTGCAACCAATCCTACCAATCCTACCGACCCTGGCGACCCGCTGGCTATCGTGGCTGACCCCAAGTTGGACGAAAGCAATACTTTGCAGCACTACTATGTGTTCGATATGCAGGGTATGCGCTTGGGCATCATTAGCGGATATGGTTTCAAGGCGACCGCGGAATTGCTCAAGTCTTCTAGCGATATCAAGACTTCGGGTGTTTACTTCCTGCGTAACCGTGCGACAGGCAAGATGCAGGCTGTGCGAGTGGTCCGCTAA
- a CDS encoding Hpt domain-containing protein, with translation MTLQEFYTSVDESLENVLNRLHKEERITKYLGLFLQDPSFNDLEKAFGEKDAEKAFRAAHTLKGVAANLGFQKLYEASSALTEDLRPGAFTESSVTLFSNVLDLYSSVIENIRTLLKA, from the coding sequence ATGACCCTACAAGAATTCTACACTAGCGTTGACGAATCCCTGGAAAATGTCTTGAACCGCCTCCACAAGGAAGAACGCATCACCAAGTACCTCGGGCTGTTCTTGCAAGATCCGAGTTTCAACGACCTCGAAAAGGCCTTCGGAGAGAAGGATGCCGAAAAGGCGTTCCGTGCAGCGCACACGCTCAAGGGCGTGGCCGCCAATCTCGGATTCCAGAAGCTCTACGAAGCAAGCAGCGCCTTGACCGAAGACCTCCGCCCCGGGGCGTTCACCGAATCGTCGGTGACGCTGTTCAGCAACGTACTGGACCTGTACAGCAGCGTCATCGAGAATATCCGTACCCTCCTGAAAGCATAA
- a CDS encoding ATP-binding protein, which produces MIKIEQNLLDALTYKAYGYFECNLTKDVVIGDFYRFVRGRPVPMRKGRPHGEVHYTELLNLWAKENVLTKSREFLETASREKLIEKFNKNVLTTQASYWTVPAEGTTPICLEQKFYLMKGDDGDIYTLCVVKDVSERERKHTRIAQMDAMLNGITSDFESIFYVDLDRDTYFCYRTSKRMEDCLKKFETQPPYSKQMENLVDGLVTKSDRMKVYARLQRDYILNYLEREPALFIEFKANIDGNEQFYRAKLTRDKDSHTGNCVILGLSNVDEERKAELELREQQNRQKTELQEATAKAEAANAAKSRFLFNMSHDIRTPMNAILGFASLARKYIDNKVQAIDYLEKVALAGDHLLSLINDVLDMAHIESGKINLKNDPINLPEFITKFTSIMQESAAKSETTLELSLKNIQNENVYADAMHLERVLLNILSNAIKYSPHNSRILFTVRQTPSFQGLACFDFIIEDNGIGMSKEFLAHVFDAFSREQSSTASGVNGTGLGLSITKNLVEMMGGTMEIESEQGKGTTVTCHLTFNIQEKFYTYKKDSNAKPKEIQSGLFEGKRVLLVEDNELNREIALDHLKELGFIVDEAENGADALQRIKSNKPGLYDLVLMDIQMPVMDGYEAACEIRKLGNSGYSQVPIVAMTANAFEEDRQKAFQVGMNGHVAKPVDPQKLSDYLAQFFIKA; this is translated from the coding sequence ATGATTAAAATTGAGCAAAATCTACTCGACGCGCTGACCTACAAAGCTTACGGCTATTTCGAATGCAACCTGACCAAGGATGTCGTAATTGGCGATTTCTATAGATTTGTCAGGGGCCGTCCCGTCCCGATGCGGAAAGGGAGGCCTCACGGAGAGGTCCACTACACGGAGCTGCTCAACCTTTGGGCAAAAGAAAACGTGCTCACCAAGTCCAGGGAGTTCCTGGAAACGGCAAGCCGAGAAAAGCTCATCGAAAAGTTCAATAAGAACGTACTGACTACCCAAGCCAGTTACTGGACCGTCCCCGCCGAAGGGACCACCCCCATCTGCCTCGAACAGAAGTTCTACCTGATGAAGGGCGACGACGGCGATATTTACACACTCTGCGTAGTAAAGGACGTGTCCGAACGCGAACGCAAGCATACCCGGATAGCCCAGATGGATGCCATGCTGAACGGCATCACCAGCGACTTCGAAAGCATCTTCTACGTCGACCTGGACCGCGACACCTACTTCTGCTACCGCACCAGCAAGCGGATGGAGGACTGCCTCAAGAAGTTCGAGACCCAGCCCCCCTACAGCAAGCAGATGGAAAACCTGGTGGACGGTCTCGTGACCAAGAGCGACCGCATGAAGGTATACGCACGCCTGCAGAGGGACTACATCCTCAATTACCTCGAACGCGAGCCAGCCCTCTTTATCGAGTTCAAGGCGAACATCGACGGAAACGAGCAGTTCTACCGCGCAAAGCTCACCCGCGACAAGGACAGCCACACCGGGAACTGCGTCATCCTAGGCTTAAGCAATGTGGACGAGGAACGGAAAGCCGAACTTGAATTACGCGAACAGCAGAACCGCCAGAAAACGGAACTGCAAGAAGCAACCGCCAAGGCCGAGGCAGCGAACGCCGCGAAGAGCCGTTTCCTGTTCAACATGAGCCACGATATCCGCACCCCGATGAACGCCATCCTCGGGTTTGCCTCCTTAGCCCGCAAGTACATCGACAACAAAGTCCAAGCCATCGATTATCTCGAAAAGGTCGCCCTCGCCGGGGATCACCTGCTGAGCCTCATCAACGACGTGCTCGACATGGCGCATATCGAAAGCGGCAAAATCAACCTGAAGAACGACCCAATCAACCTGCCGGAGTTCATCACCAAGTTCACCTCCATCATGCAGGAATCTGCGGCCAAGAGCGAAACCACTTTGGAACTTTCGCTGAAAAACATCCAGAACGAAAACGTCTACGCCGACGCCATGCACCTGGAGCGCGTCCTCCTGAACATCTTGAGCAACGCCATCAAGTATTCCCCGCACAACAGCCGGATTTTGTTCACCGTAAGGCAGACCCCGAGTTTCCAGGGCCTCGCCTGCTTCGACTTCATCATCGAAGACAACGGCATCGGCATGAGCAAGGAATTCCTGGCGCATGTTTTCGACGCCTTCTCCCGTGAACAAAGCTCCACCGCAAGCGGGGTGAACGGGACCGGGCTCGGGCTTTCTATCACCAAGAACCTCGTCGAGATGATGGGCGGAACAATGGAAATCGAAAGCGAGCAGGGCAAGGGCACGACCGTGACCTGCCACCTCACCTTCAATATCCAGGAAAAATTCTACACCTACAAGAAGGACAGCAACGCCAAGCCCAAGGAAATCCAGAGCGGCTTGTTCGAAGGGAAAAGGGTCCTGCTCGTCGAGGACAACGAACTGAACCGCGAAATTGCGCTAGACCACCTGAAGGAACTCGGATTCATCGTGGACGAAGCCGAAAACGGCGCCGACGCTCTCCAAAGAATCAAGAGCAACAAGCCCGGCCTCTACGACCTTGTGCTGATGGATATACAGATGCCCGTCATGGACGGCTACGAAGCCGCCTGTGAAATCCGCAAACTGGGCAATTCCGGCTATTCTCAGGTCCCGATTGTCGCCATGACCGCGAACGCCTTCGAAGAAGACCGCCAAAAGGCCTTCCAGGTCGGAATGAACGGGCATGTCGCCAAACCGGTCGACCCGCAAAAACTTTCCGACTACTTGGCCCAATTCTTTATCAAGGCCTAG
- a CDS encoding acyltransferase family protein — protein sequence MPKPANYFPAIDGLRLLASLNIVMLHLGSSNALAYMADCTWLMPIFNAPAFAAGIFYVLAGFLFASKFSDPERRIPVIPFMFSRIAKLYRLHFFMTLLMFVVLVFKLSGYTHLPSFGELGDCASKGLAAMTHPWRSLLMHISLTWSIVPDLGMKLNEPSWSLTSFFVCYAITPWFSRWLFRQNNRTLWVLFGAVFIPGIVWAVVFGLTDNLWFDGYAAKYRFFHMFAPVRIFEYLFGMVIYRLYNEGFFDFLKRDYVSGVAQVLLLAALYGSLFLLNPNLNAGFNYAFHHSLPVFIYGLLVLSLLSGKGFLALFFCIPLVRKIGRASFYPYLIHLPIITIAWGICNLNRPKNTLLLLLFIYTVSTLYMEFKVWRRKKAKASKSASGTAR from the coding sequence ATGCCGAAACCTGCGAATTATTTCCCGGCCATCGACGGGCTGCGCCTGCTGGCGAGCCTCAATATCGTGATGCTCCACCTGGGCAGTTCCAATGCCCTTGCCTACATGGCCGACTGCACGTGGCTCATGCCCATTTTCAATGCACCCGCTTTTGCCGCAGGCATTTTCTACGTGCTGGCGGGCTTCCTTTTCGCAAGCAAGTTCAGCGACCCCGAGCGCCGGATTCCGGTCATCCCGTTCATGTTCAGCCGCATTGCCAAGCTCTACCGGCTCCACTTCTTCATGACGCTTCTGATGTTTGTCGTGCTGGTGTTCAAGTTGAGCGGGTACACGCACTTGCCCTCTTTTGGCGAACTGGGAGATTGCGCATCGAAGGGCCTTGCCGCCATGACCCATCCTTGGCGCAGCCTGCTCATGCACATTTCGCTCACGTGGTCCATCGTCCCCGATTTGGGCATGAAGTTGAACGAACCTTCGTGGTCGTTGACGAGTTTCTTTGTCTGCTATGCCATCACGCCGTGGTTCAGCCGCTGGCTGTTCCGGCAGAATAACCGTACGCTCTGGGTGCTTTTCGGTGCGGTCTTTATCCCGGGGATTGTGTGGGCCGTGGTCTTCGGCTTGACCGATAATCTTTGGTTCGATGGCTATGCCGCCAAGTACAGGTTCTTCCACATGTTCGCTCCAGTCCGCATTTTCGAGTACTTGTTCGGCATGGTGATTTACCGCCTCTACAACGAGGGGTTCTTTGATTTCCTCAAGCGCGACTATGTGAGCGGTGTGGCGCAGGTGCTCTTGCTTGCGGCCCTTTACGGGAGCTTGTTCTTGTTGAACCCGAACTTGAATGCCGGTTTCAATTACGCTTTCCACCACAGTCTCCCGGTGTTCATTTACGGGCTTCTCGTACTTTCTCTGTTGAGTGGAAAGGGCTTCCTCGCATTGTTCTTCTGTATCCCGCTTGTTCGTAAAATCGGTCGTGCGTCTTTCTACCCGTACTTGATTCACCTGCCGATTATCACGATTGCCTGGGGTATCTGCAACTTGAACCGTCCCAAGAATACATTGCTCCTGTTGCTGTTCATTTATACGGTGAGCACACTTTATATGGAGTTCAAGGTGTGGCGTCGCAAGAAGGCGAAGGCCTCAAAATCGGCTTCGGGAACGGCCCGCTAA
- a CDS encoding glycosyl hydrolase family 8, whose protein sequence is MKKAFTVLTTAVALAAVSSMAAPKYPFPQNMKHPHGNVIEYADASMIKEHFNKWKQAWYDAGKGWIYSPEGTGSTVSEAIAYGMLIAVYMDDGTNGAKDMFDKLYGTWKSNSVGSNGGMNWRVGEGQQGGTASDADFDAALALVMAAKQWQSDSYLNDAKSLISWIASSDINGSQIKPGNQWNDAFNPSYATTANFQIFQDVAGGSWTGVISQAYNDLNACQNSSTGLVPDWCDWSSHQPVKTSASVQQSENAGFFDDAARTPWRMAWAYYWFGDTKAKAFNAKITSWLYSVAPVASEINSGYYVNGKAETSVKRNFASSTFSGGLGLAAACDETEIGQKYLGTVYSYLASKTACAKAQNCGEGDNPGEKYYMSTLNLLYLLLMTGNMPNFNDMSKFTAFTPDPSKAPSLSDVNGKQMEMKDTTVGVSGFWHWGAYHDKYKNSGTVMKPDSGTSPLVLRGGKIYAEASMQIGPEPDWTAEKKQVCDTDPDRCELLYPSAGIAMSFLPDSKQGVDLKALNVAKLRIDIKTSGPIRMAILNGKSVEAGSEPGIYVKNSADYQVIEYDLTPYDYGFKGLDGEAIDILDWVDQNTAPEGSQIIKDVRGLKFEVKQREGGIGDVSIRAIEFLDASGNVIDPVLITKMPGVRSEIAEAPASSDSPAGSSSSGLTDPNSSGAVTSGSSGVALPAFYAPARFNASVNGLQIQISNAAVGSNFAVFSMQGKVIQTGMIKNGSQLVTVKNKGAYVIRVGNEVRSVIVK, encoded by the coding sequence ATGAAAAAAGCATTTACAGTTTTGACAACGGCGGTAGCCCTCGCTGCGGTCTCCTCTATGGCCGCTCCGAAGTACCCCTTCCCCCAAAACATGAAGCATCCTCACGGCAACGTCATTGAGTATGCCGATGCTTCCATGATCAAGGAACACTTCAACAAGTGGAAGCAGGCCTGGTACGATGCAGGCAAGGGTTGGATTTATTCTCCGGAAGGCACTGGCTCTACGGTGTCCGAAGCTATAGCTTACGGTATGTTGATTGCCGTGTATATGGACGACGGCACCAATGGTGCCAAGGACATGTTCGACAAGCTCTATGGAACATGGAAGAGTAATTCTGTAGGCTCTAATGGCGGCATGAACTGGCGCGTTGGTGAGGGTCAGCAGGGTGGTACGGCTTCCGATGCCGACTTTGACGCAGCCCTTGCCCTCGTGATGGCCGCCAAGCAGTGGCAGAGTGACTCCTACCTGAACGACGCCAAGTCGCTTATCAGCTGGATTGCATCGAGCGATATCAATGGCAGCCAGATCAAGCCGGGTAACCAGTGGAACGATGCGTTCAACCCGAGCTATGCGACTACGGCCAACTTCCAGATTTTCCAGGATGTTGCCGGTGGTTCTTGGACGGGCGTGATTTCTCAGGCATACAATGATTTGAACGCTTGCCAGAACTCCTCTACGGGCCTTGTTCCGGACTGGTGCGACTGGAGCAGCCATCAGCCGGTAAAGACTTCTGCTTCTGTGCAGCAGTCCGAAAATGCCGGTTTCTTTGACGATGCTGCCCGTACTCCGTGGCGCATGGCCTGGGCTTACTATTGGTTTGGCGATACCAAGGCCAAGGCTTTCAACGCCAAGATTACCAGCTGGCTCTATAGTGTCGCTCCTGTGGCGAGTGAAATTAACTCCGGTTATTATGTAAACGGAAAGGCTGAAACGTCCGTCAAGCGTAACTTCGCCTCTTCCACCTTCTCCGGTGGTCTTGGCCTTGCCGCTGCTTGCGATGAAACTGAAATCGGTCAGAAGTATCTCGGTACCGTCTATAGCTACCTCGCTTCCAAGACGGCTTGTGCTAAGGCCCAGAACTGCGGCGAAGGCGACAATCCGGGTGAAAAGTACTACATGTCTACCCTGAACCTCCTTTACCTCCTCCTCATGACCGGTAACATGCCGAACTTTAACGACATGTCCAAGTTTACCGCCTTCACTCCGGACCCGAGCAAGGCTCCGTCCCTGAGCGATGTCAATGGTAAGCAGATGGAAATGAAGGACACCACCGTGGGTGTTTCCGGTTTCTGGCACTGGGGTGCTTACCATGACAAGTATAAGAATTCCGGTACGGTGATGAAACCGGATTCCGGTACGTCTCCGCTGGTTCTCCGTGGTGGCAAGATTTATGCCGAAGCTTCCATGCAGATTGGTCCTGAACCGGATTGGACTGCGGAAAAGAAGCAAGTTTGTGATACTGATCCGGATAGGTGCGAACTTCTGTACCCGTCTGCCGGTATCGCCATGTCCTTCCTCCCCGACAGCAAGCAGGGCGTTGACCTCAAGGCTCTCAATGTAGCGAAACTCCGTATCGATATTAAGACCTCCGGTCCTATCCGCATGGCTATCCTCAACGGCAAGTCCGTGGAAGCCGGTTCCGAACCGGGCATCTATGTCAAGAACTCTGCTGACTACCAGGTTATTGAATATGATCTGACTCCGTACGACTATGGTTTCAAGGGTCTAGATGGTGAAGCAATCGACATCCTTGACTGGGTTGATCAGAACACGGCTCCGGAAGGTTCTCAGATTATCAAGGACGTCAGGGGCCTCAAGTTCGAAGTCAAGCAGAGGGAAGGCGGCATTGGTGACGTTTCCATCAGGGCTATTGAATTCCTCGATGCGAGCGGCAACGTGATTGATCCGGTCTTGATCACCAAGATGCCGGGTGTCCGTAGCGAAATCGCTGAAGCTCCGGCTTCTTCCGATTCTCCGGCTGGTTCCAGCTCGTCTGGTTTGACCGACCCGAATTCCTCCGGTGCTGTCACGTCCGGTTCTTCGGGCGTTGCTCTCCCGGCATTCTATGCTCCGGCTAGGTTCAATGCTTCTGTCAATGGCCTCCAGATCCAGATCAGCAACGCTGCTGTTGGCTCTAACTTCGCTGTGTTCTCCATGCAGGGCAAGGTCATCCAGACTGGCATGATCAAGAACGGCAGCCAGCTCGTTACGGTCAAGAACAAGGGTGCCTACGTGATTCGCGTCGGCAACGAAGTTCGCTCCGTCATCGTGAAGTAA